From Debaryomyces hansenii CBS767 chromosome C complete sequence, a single genomic window includes:
- a CDS encoding DEHA2C01012p (similar to uniprot|P30887 Yarrowia lipolytica Acid phosphatase precursor PHO2 gene), whose translation MLNIFITIAFLFASVLSKNIILTNDDGFTATNIRSTYKELTNAGHNVLLVAPVSQRSGWSGKFDVPATKDLLIDGEFGYIQKGQPSWGHEADNMNIWYFNGTPASSVSFALNYVIPQFFNSTDSQDNKTVIDKVDLVVSGPNEGTNLSPGYFTISGTIGAATSSLYRGIPAIAFSGSNSNNSFFKDSLNDDPLEPSNIYAKKIVEFVDDLFDKQGDNSVLPLGTGINVNFPKVGYESDNDECTDPKWIFSRLSGEGASAPDVYYDEESDSIKSVTVPLRGLINCFNGDCSLPSESFILANTTCQTSVSVFNIDYDANTELTNSVKTLLEPILN comes from the coding sequence ATGTTGAACATTTTCATAACCATCGCTTTTTTATTTGCAAGCGTTCTTAGtaaaaatatcattttaACTAACGATGATGGGTTTACTGCAACAAATATTCGTAGCACATATAAGGAATTGACAAATGCAGGGCACAATGTTTTATTAGTAGCACCTGTTTCCCAAAGATCTGGTTGGTCTGGTAAGTTCGATGTTCCAGCAACAAaggatttattaattgatggTGAATTTGGCTATATCCAAAAGGGCCAACCATCATGGGGTCACGAAGCTGACAACATGAATATCTGGTATTTTAACGGTACACCAGCTAGTTCCGTGTCTTTCGCGTTGAACTATGTTATTCCACAGTTCTTCAATTCAACAGACAGTCAGGACAACAAAACTGTTATCGATAAAGTCGATTTAGTCGTTTCGGGTCCTAATGAAGGAACCAACTTATCACCAGGATACTTCACAATTTCAGGAACCATTGGGGCTGCTACTAGCTCTCTTTATAGAGGGATTCCTGCTATTGCATTTTCAGGttctaattctaataattcatttttcaaggATTCTTTGAACGATGATCCATTGGAGCCATCCAATATTTATGCTAAAAAGATTGTTGAATTCGTTGATGATCTTTTTGACAAACAAGGTGACAATTCAGTCTTGCCATTAGGAACTGGTATCAATGTCAATTTTCCAAAAGTTGGTTACGAATCTGATAACGATGAGTGTACTGATCCCAAATGGATTTTCTCTAGATTGTCTGGGGAAGGAGCAAGTGCACCAGATGTATACTACGATGAAGAATCAGATTCCATTAAGTCTGTCACTGTACCATTGAGAGgattaattaattgtttCAATGGTGACTGTTCCTTACCTTCTGAGAGCTTTATCTTAGCTAATACCACTTGCCAGACTTCAGTTAGTGTCTTCAATATAGATTATGATGCCAATACCGAATTAACCAACTCAGTAAAAACTTTGTTGGAACctattttgaattaa
- a CDS encoding DEHA2C01034p (similar to uniprot|Q96V44 Trichoderma reesei L-arabinitol 4-dehydrogenase (EC 1.1.1.12)): MTTKQNIGVFTNPKHELYVTEIDTPQAADLTEDEVLVHVKCTGICGSDIHFQKHGCIGPTMVVEGEHILGHESSGEILAVGNKVTNLKTGDKVALEPGVPCKSCKACLTGKYNGCEKVLFSSTPPVAGFLRRYIKHPAQFCHKINSLTYQQGALLEPLSVSYCGVRHIGLQLGQSVLVCGAGPIGYVTAKCAESAGAFPIVVTDIEQSKLDFIKKEIPSVTTVLVTGSLQENLKKVASATESFDVAIDCTGVEPSLELATHALDFGGKLHIIGVGREFQKFPFMILSVKEIHVTFQYRYANTWPTVVKLMQAGIINLDKLITHSFALEDAEEAFKLAADPKSGAMKIIIEDA; this comes from the coding sequence ATGACCAccaaacaaaatattggGGTTTTCACAAATCCAAAACACGAACTTTACGTCACAGAAATTGATACTCCACAAGCTGCGGATCTTACAGAGGATGAAGTATTAGTCCATGTCAAATGTACAGGTATCTGTGGTTCAGACATTCACTTTCAAAAGCATGGATGTATAGGACCAACTATGGTGGTCGAGGGCGAACATATATTAGGGCACGAATCGTCTGGGGAAATTTTGGCTGTGGGTAACAAAGTTACCAATTTAAAAACAGGTGACAAGGTTGCTCTTGAACCGGGTGTTCCATGCAAATCTTGTAAGGCCTGCTTAACCGGTAAATATAATGGATGCGAGAAAGTGTTGTTCTCCTCTACTCCCCCTGTGGCAGGGTTTTTGAGAAGATACATCAAGCATCCAGCTCAATTTTGTCACAAGATCAATTCTCTCACCTATCAGCAAGGTGCTCTCTTGGAACCTCTCTCAGTTCTGTACTGTGGAGTGAGACATATTGGACTTCAATTAGGACAATCAGTACTTGTATGTGGGGCAGGTCCTATTGGTTATGTAACGGCAAAATGTGCGGAACTGGCTGGAGCGTTCCCAATCGTTGTAACTGATATTGAACAGTCTAAACTTGACTTTATTAAAAAGGAAATCCCAAGCGTCACCACTGTTCTTGTTACTGGCTCTTTACAAGAAAACTTAAAAAAGGTAGCATCTGCGACAGAGAGCTTCGATGTTGCCATTGATTGCACAGGTGTAGAGCCATCACTCGAGCTTGCAACACATGCCCTTGATTTCGGCGGAAAATTACATATCATCGGGGTTGGTAGAGAGTTCCAAAAATTCCCTTTTATGATCTTGTCTGTTAAGGAAATTCATGTAACTTTCCAATATAGATATGCCAACACCTGGCCTACTGTTGTAAAGTTGATGCAAGCAGGCATCATTAATTTAGACAAATTGATTACCCATTCATTTGCATTAGAGGATGCCGAAGAGGCCTTTAAGTTAGCAGCTGACCCCAAGTCAGGGGCgatgaaaattattatcgAAGATGCATAA
- a CDS encoding DEHA2C01056p (similar to gi|66846736|gb|EAL87068.1| Aspergillus fumigatus Af293 putative lipase) — MKVSLVKIAFTALMVSGISAHPTKELERRDLISNIDDIVNSTIDNGEAHKDNAKSAITDIFDKINDGIKQDIDNLKEVGKSIADLIKSVVPTEDLSTPEGVQAYLGQLFENGEDLFKNSIDMVGHGLKPGSIAGNFEGFSDEINTSDNFNVKEPEGSVYPQAESEDPSFSLSEEQLRSAIQIPEEFQYGNGSKSPVILVPGTGSKGGMTYASNYAKLLKETDFADVVWLNVPGYLLDDAQNNAEYVAYAINYISGISNNKNVSIISWSQGGLDTQWALKYWASTRSKVSDFIPISPDFKGTRMVPVLCPSFPKLSCPPSVLQQEYNSTFIETLRADGGDSAYVPTTSIYSGFDEIVQPQSGKGASGLINDNRNVGVTNNEVQTICPDRPAGKYYTHEGVLYNPVGYALAVDALTHEGPGQLSRIDLDTECGRIVPDGLTYTDLLATEALIPEALVLILSYDDKTRDEPEIRSYAQ; from the coding sequence ATGAAAGTGAGTTTGGTTAAAATTGCATTCACAGCCTTGATGGTAAGTGGAATAAGCGCACATCcaacaaaagaattagaaagaAGAGATTTGATctcaaatattgatgatatcgTTAATTCAACAATCGATAATGGTGAAGCTCACAAAGATAACGCTAAGAGTGCCATTACTGATATTTTTGACAAGATAAACGATGGGATCAAGCAAGATatagataatttgaaagagGTAGGAAAATCTATCGCTGATTTGATTAAGTCAGTTGTTCCTACTGAAGACTTATCAACACCAGAAGGAGTGCAGGCTTATTTAGGTcaactttttgaaaatggagaggatttattcaaaaattctaTTGATATGGTTGGACATGGTTTGAAGCCAGGTAGCATTGCTGGAAATTTCGAAGGTTTCTctgatgaaattaatactTCGGATAATTTTAATGTTAAGGAACCAGAAGGCTCTGTTTATCCTCAAGCTGAATCAGAAGACCCATCTTTTTCACTTTCTGAAGAACAATTACGCTCTGCCATTCAGATTCCTGAAGAATTCCAGTACGGAAATGGCTCTAAGTCTCCAGTTATTTTGGTTCCCGGTACAGGTAGTAAAGGAGGTATGACATATGCCTCTAACTATGCCAAATTGCTTAAGGAAACGGATTTTGCTGATGTCGTATGGTTGAATGTTCCTGGATATTTATTGGATGATGCCCAAAACAATGCCGAGTATGTTGCATATGCAATTAACTATATATCaggaatttcaaataataaaaatgttaGTATTATTTCTTGGTCACAAGGTGGTCTTGATACTCAATGGGCATTAAAATACTGGGCATCTACCCGTTCAAAAGTAAGCGACTTTATTCCTATTAGTCCAGATTTCAAAGGTACCAGAATGGTACCTGTTCTTTGTCCATCATTCCCAAAATTGAGTTGCCCTCCTTCTGTATTAcaacaagaatataattcaaCATTCATTGAAACGTTGCGTGCTGACGGTGGAGATTCAGCTTACGTTCCAACTACTTCTATATATTCTggatttgatgaaattgttcaGCCGCAATCTGGAAAAGGCGCTTCAGGGttgattaatgataatCGGAATGTTGGTGTCACTAACAACGAAGTTCAAACTATATGTCCAGATAGACCTGCAGGAAAATATTACACACACGAAGGTGTTCTTTATAATCCCGTTGGTTATGCTTTGGCCGTGGATGCTTTGACTCACGAAGGCCCAGGTCAATTAAGCAGAATCGACTTAGATACCGAATGTGGAAGGATCGTACCAGATGGGTTAACTTATACAGATCTTCTTGCAACCGAAGCATTAATTCCTGAAGCTCTTGTCTTAATTTTAAGTTACGACGATAAGACTCGTGATGAACCAGAAATTAGGTCTTATGCTCAGTAA
- a CDS encoding DEHA2C01078p (similar to uniprot|P05335 Candida maltosa Acyl-coenzyme A oxidase POX4 EC 1.3.3.6 Acyl-CoA oxidase): MSSVTKNVEFSEAPNPATLIGAEREAAVFNPETMNYFLEGSKEKSEEVKKFIQQMERDPILAASPKVYDLTKEEQRELTAQKINRVSRYIEVESFDELERRLSLISVFDPQLHTRIGVHLGLFLSCVRGNGSFEQLNYWALTKEAAYVKNIYGCFAMTEIAHGSNVAGLETTATFNEENDEFVINTPHIGATKWWIGGAAHSATHAAVYARLIVHGKDYGVKTFVVPLRDSNHDLMPGVSVGDIGAKMGRDGIDNGWIQFSGVRIPRFFMLQKFTKVTAEGKVTLPPNNQLSYSALLGGRVVMVKDAFRWSSRVITIALRYAVGRRQFKASKAGENDKENQLLDYPLHQRRLIPLLAMTYAFSNGSNVLQELSHKTMDELDDAVAEDDKAGIDKGIEAMKSLFVASGSLKSTCTWLTLSTIDQCRQACGGHGYSAYSGFGKIYNDWAVQCTWEGDNNILGMSIGKQLVKSISSVLRDGQNVTGILEFLTDSKKYLNRDVILQNEDMNDTRKVLHAVEVAIIRASNQALTTLDAHGEDWDFIGANLVQLSKLLAHFFLLKAFLDKVDSIEEKELVPVLDKLAQLYSATIILEEFSGIFLTYSVVSTESISILTDQHIPKLCKDLRPHVIPLTDSFQLSDMMINSSLGSYNGDIYENYFKIVKEANPPFNHKAPYSTDLEAMLNRPSQEDRQRHEYSDEAEEILSK, encoded by the coding sequence ATGTCAAGTGTTACGAAGAACGTTGAATTTTCCGAAGCACCCAATCCTGCTACATTGATTGGGGCTGAACGTGAAGCTGCTGTTTTTAACCCAGAAACTATGAACTATTTCTTGGAAGGATCCAAGGAAAAGTCAGAAGAAGTGAAGAAATTTATCCAGCAAATGGAAAGAGATCCAATCTTAGCAGCTAGCCCTAAGGTCTATGATTTAACCAAAGAAGAGCAAAGAGAGTTGACTGCACAGAAAATCAACAGAGTGTCGAGATACATTGAAGTAGAATCTTTTGACGAGTTGGAAAGAAGACTTTCTTTGATTAGTGTTTTTGACCCACAGCTCCACACTAGAATAGGGGTTCATTTAGGGTTATTTTTGAGTTGTGTCAGAGGTAATGGTTCGTTTGAGCAATTGAACTACTGGGCATTGACCAAAGAAGCAGCGTATGTAAAGAATATCTACGGGTGTTTTGCTATGACCGAAATAGCGCACGGTTCCAATGTTGCCGGCTTGGAAACTACAGCTACATTtaacgaagaaaatgacGAGTTTGTTATTAATACTCCACACATTGGTGCTACCAAATGGTGGATTGGTGGTGCTGCCCATTCAGCAACCCATGCTGCTGTTTACGCCAGATTGATTGTCCACGGAAAAGACTACGGTGTCAAGACATTTGTTGTACCTTTGAGAGACTCAAACCACGACTTAATGCCAGGTGTCAGTGTGGGTGATATTGGTGCAAAGATGGGCAGAGATGGTATTGATAATGGTTGGATCCAGTTCTCTGGTGTCAGAATCCCTAGATTTTTCATGTTACAAAAATTCACCAAAGTCACCGCCGAAGGTAAGGTTACTTTACCACCTAACAACCAATTATCTTATTCTGCTTTGCTTGGTGGTAGAGTTGTTATGGTTAAGGATGCCTTCAGATGGTCGTCCAGAGTAATTACTATTGCATTGAGATACGCCGTCGGCAGAAGACAATTCAAGGCATCTAAGGCTGGTGAAAACGATAAGGAAAACCAATTGTTGGATTACCCATTACATCAACGTCGTTTGATACCTTTGTTGGCTATGACATATGCTTTCTCTAACGGTTCTAATGTGTTACAGGAGCTTTCTCACAAAACAATGGATGAATTAGACGACGCAGTGGCCGAAGACGACAAAGCCGGTATTGACAAAGGTATCGAGGCAATGAAGTCATTATTCGTGGCTTCTGGTTCCTTGAAGTCTACTTGTACGTGGTTGACCTTGAGCACTATTGATCAATGTAGACAAGCATGTGGTGGTCATGGTTACTCAGCTTATTCAGGGTTCGGTAAAATATACAATGATTGGGCTGTACAATGTACTTGGGAAGGTGATAATAACATTTTAGGAATGTCGATTGGTAAACAATTGGTTAAGAGTATTAGTAGTGTACTTCGTGACGGCCAAAACGTAACTGGTATTCTCGAATTCTTGACTGATTCCAAGAAATATCTTAATAGGGATGtcattcttcaaaatgAAGACATGAATGACACTAGAAAGGTTTTACATGCAGTCGAGGTCGCAATTATTAGAGCCTCGAATCAAGCATTGACAACCTTGGATGCCCACGGTGAAGACTGGGACTTTATTGGTGCAAACTTGGTGCAATTGTCAAAGTTATTGGCACATTTCTTTTTGTTGAAAGCCTTCCTTGATAAGGTTGACTctatagaagaaaaagaattagtaCCTGTGTTAGACAAGCTTGCTCAATTATACTCTGCCACTATAATTTTAGAAGAGTTCTCTGGTATCTTCTTGACATATTCTGTGGTTTCTACTGAATCAATTTCTATTTTGACTGATCAACATATTCCAAAATTATGTAAGGATTTAAGACCACATGTTATTCCATTAACTGATTCTTTCCAATTATCTGATATGATGATCAATTCATCCTTAGGTAGTTATAATGGAGACATATATGAAAACTACTTTAAGATTGTTAAGGAGGCCAATCCACCTTTCAATCATAAAGCTCCATATTCTACTGACCTCGAAGCGATGTTGAACAGACCTTCTCAGGAAGATAGACAAAGACATGAATATTCTGATGAAGctgaagaaattttatctaaataa